A region from the Triticum aestivum cultivar Chinese Spring chromosome 3D, IWGSC CS RefSeq v2.1, whole genome shotgun sequence genome encodes:
- the LOC123077862 gene encoding pentatricopeptide repeat-containing protein At5g25630 — MLENGVQLTPASTSNSTGKTRNNGKELNGSASTEEEEKRQGNAGDAQPPASTCTTCAKGHTCQAVVSRTREMRSLIDAKKSHQAQALFGHLADEGHRPSLVTYTTLLTAVTNQRAFEAIPSLLAGIDAAGLRPDAIFFNALINSFVEAGRMGEATSTFWKMSRHHPGCRPTISTFNTLIKGFGIAGRPDESQRIFDMMAGGDGHGDGAGVASTVRPNLTTYNILVKAWCDHRRLEEAWGVVGRMRARGVEPDVVTYNTVASAYAKNDETWRAEELVVEMVRARLRTSERTWGIIVGGYCREGRLEEALRCVRQMKDAGVLPNVIVFNTLLKGFLDANDTAADDDVLGLMEQFGIKPDIVTYSHQLNAFSSLGHMAKCSKVFDRMVEAGIEPDPQVYSILAKGHVRAQQPGKAEELLERMRRLGVRPNVVTFTTVISGWCSVADMDNAARVYRKMRDAGVRPNLRTFETLIWGYSEQKQPWKAEEVLQMMQEAGVRPKQSTYSLVADAWKAVGLVKNANRTLGSPEDRRRPTPNASDHDEPDRRPDDDKLQRSGRASEQATSDPSSHASFVQVTSAVGIGRAGDFASSAPSLSSSPWRSCQLRLRSSGFCRNQRQKQCGLHSHTISSIKMVFLS; from the exons ATGCTAGAAAACGGCGTACAACTGACGCCGGCCTCCACTTCCAACAGCACGGGCAAGACAAGAAACAATGGGAAAGAGCTCAACGGATCCGCCTCCACG gaggaggaggagaagcgccAAGGCAATGCCGGCGACGCGCAGCCGCCGGCGAGCACCTGCACGACGTGCGCCAAGGGGCACACGTGCCAGGCCGTGGTCAGCCGGACGCGGGAGATGCGCAGCCTGATCGACGCCAAGAAATCTCACCAGGCGCAGGCCCTGTTCGGCCACCTCGCCGACGAGGGCCACCGCCCGTCCCTGGTGACGTACACCACCCTGCTCACCGCGGTGACGAACCAGCGCGCGTTCGAGGCGATCCCTTCGCTGCTCGCCGGCATCGACGCCGCGGGGCTGCGGCCGGACGCcatcttcttcaatgccctcatcaACTCCTTCGTGGAGGCCGGGCGGATGGGCGAGGCCACCAGCACCTTCTGGAAGATGAGCCGCCACCACCCGGGCTGCCGCCCCACCATCAGCACCTTCAACACGCTCATCAAGGGCTTTGGCATCGCCGGCCGCCCCGACGAGTCGCAGCGCATCTTCGACATGATGGCCGGCGGCGACGGCCACGGCGACGGCGCCGGGGTCGCGTCCACGGTGAGGCCCAACCTGACCACCTACAACATCCTGGTGAAGGCGTGGTGCGACCACCGGAGGCTGGAGGAGGCGTGGGGCGTGGTGGGCAGGATGCGGGCGCGCGGCGTGGAGCCCGACGTCGTCACCTACAACACCGTCGCCAGCGCCTACGCCAAGAACGACGAGACGTGGCGGGCGGAGGAGCTCGTGGTGGAGATGGTGCGCGCCAGGCTGCGCACCAGCGAGCGCACCTGGGGCATCATCGTCGGCGGATACTGCCGGGAGGGCAGGCTGGAGGAGGCGCTCCGGTGCGTCCGCCAGATGAAGGACGCCGGCGTCCTCCCCAACGTCATCGTCTTCAACACCCTCCTCAAGGGCTTCCTCGACGCCAACGACACGGCCGCCGACGACGAC GTTCTCGGGCTGATGGAGCAGTTCGGCATCAAGCCGGACATCGTGACGTACAGCCACCAGCTGAATGCCTTCAGCTCGCTGGGGCACATGGCGAAATGCAGCAAGGTGTTCGACAGGATGGTGGAGGCCGGGATCGAGCCGGACCCGCAGGTGTACAGCATCCTCGCGAAGGGCCACGTCCGCGCGCAGCAACCCGGCAAGGCGGAGGAGCTCCTGGAGCGGATGCGCCGCCTCGGCGTCCGCCCCAACGTCGTCACCTTCACCACCGTCATCAGCGGCTGGTGCAGCGTCGCCGACATGGACAACGCCGCCAGGGTGTACCGGAAGATGCGGGACGCCGGCGTGCGCCCCAACCTCCGGACGTTCGAGACGCTCATCTGGGGGTACAGCGAGCAGAAGCAGCCGTGGAAGGCCGAGGAGGTCCTCCAGATGATGCAGGAGGCCGGCGTCAGGCCGAAGCAGAGCACCTACAGCCTCGTCGCCGATGCGTGGAAGGCCGTCGGCCTGGTCAAGAACGCCAACCGCACCCTCGGCTCTCCCGAGGACCGTCGTCGCCCCACCCCCAACGCGAGCGATCACGACGAGCCGGACCGCCGTCCCGACGACGACAAGCTGCAGAGATCCGGAAGAGCCAGTGAGCAGGCAACGAGTGATCCATCATCACATGCCAGTTTCGTGCAGGTGACAAGCGCGGTAGGGATAGGCAGGGCTGGAGACTTTGCATCATCggcgccgtcgttgtcgtcatcaCCGTGGCGATCGTGTCAGCTACGACTGCGATCGTCGGGCTTTTGCAGGAATCAAAGGCAGAAGCAGTGTGGGCTGCACAGTCACACCATCAGCTCAATCAAGATGGTCTTCCTCAGTTAA
- the LOC123077865 gene encoding uncharacterized protein, with protein MKHTTSDSDVTSLATTSPSRSPKRAAYYVVSPSRDSRDDGDKSSSTQATPVYNSPLDSPSHQSSIGPHSRASSASRFSGNLTGGGRAAATRKRPHGHGKGWHEVDVIDEEDAEDAGVDQERELSRSCAAAFWFSVLVLAFTLVCLVVWGAARRDKPSVLVKSLRVENFYAGEGTDGTGVPTKFVTMNCSLEIDVHNPSTMFGIHVSSTSIQLYYSQIPIASGQLDKFYQPKKSRHVASVTLHGEKTPLYGAGATFVLTDTDGVPLTVDLAVRTRGYVIGRLVRVTHAKRVRCPVLVSSLTDRPIMIAQTACSYS; from the exons ATGAAGCACACGACGTCGGACTCGGACGTGACGAGCCTGGCGACCACGTCGCCGTCGCGGTCCCCGAAGCGGGCGGCGTACTACGTGGTCAGCCCGTCGCGCGACTCGCgggacgacggcgacaagtcctcGTCCACGCAGGCCACGCCCGTGTACAACAGCCCCCTCGACTCCCCGTCGCACCAGTCCTCCATCGGCCCGCACTCCAGGGCCTCCTCCGCCAGCCGCTTCTCCGGGAACCTCACCGGCGGCGGCAGGGCCGCCGCCACCCGGAAGCGCCCCCACGGCCACGGCAAGGGGTGGCACGAGGTGGACGTGATCGACGAGGAGGACGCCGAGGACGCCGGTGTGGACCAGGAGCGGGAGCTCTCCAGGAGCTGCGCCGCCGCCTTCTGGTTCTCGGTTCTGGTCCTGGCCTTCACCCTCGTCTGCCTCGTCGTGTGGGGCGCCGCCCGCCGTGACAAACCCAGCGTCCTCGTCAAG AGCTTGAGAGTGGAGAATTTCTACGCCGGCGAAGGGACGGACGGCACCGGAGTGCCGACCAAGTTCGTCACGATGAACTGCTCGCTGGAGATAGACGTCCACAACCCCTCCACCATGTTCGGCATCCATGTTTCTTCCACCTCCATCCAGCTCTACTATTCGCAGATACCCATCGCCAGCGGTCAG TTGGACAAGTTCTACCAGCCCAAGAAGAGCCGGCACGTCGCATCGGTGACCCTGCACGGCGAGAAGACGCCGCTCTACGGAGCCGGGGCTACCTTCGTCCTCACCGACACCGACGGCGTGCCGCTGACTGTGGACTTGGCGGTGAGGACGAGAGGGTATGTCATCGGCAGGCTTGTCAGGGTGACACACGCCAAGCGTGTGAGATGCCCGGTTCTTGTGAGCTCTCTTACCGACAGGCCCATCATGATCGCCCAGACTGCTTGCAGCTACTCTTGA
- the LOC123076193 gene encoding uncharacterized protein, which translates to MRLQVAQDQVRHGLARLVRPAPHVGHQHDVVEREQRLGHVGLVLKHVEARPAEAPLDERGDQLGLVDVRAAPDVDEQALGPQRLNHLAVDDVPGLLVQRAGHHEDVAVCGQFYHARVIGVAGAVFLCSLVVVDWAIEGLHSGGNGKPYPAQPDDAYSFATELQKG; encoded by the coding sequence ATGCGCCTCCAGGTTGCCCAGGACCAGGTCCGCCATGGCCTGGCGCGTCTCGTGCGTCCCGCTCCCCACGTGGGGCACCAGCACGACGTTGTCGAGCGCGAACAGCGCCTCGGGCACGTTGGGCTCGTCCTCAAACACGTCGAGGCCCGCCCCGCCGAGGCGCCCCTCGACGAGCGCGGAGACCAGCTCGGGCTCGTCGACGTGAGGGCCGCGCCCGATGTTGATGAGCAGGCCCTTGGGCCCCAGCGCCTCAATCACCTCGCGGTTGACGATGTGCCGGGTCTGCTCGTTCAGCGGGCAGGCCACCACGAGGATGTCGCTGTTTGCGGCCAGTTCTACCACGCTAGGGTAATAGGTGTAGCTGGGGCAGTCTTTCTTTGTTCTCTGGTAGTAGTTGACTGGGCAATCGAAGGCCTCCACTCGGGTGGCAATGGCAAGCCCTATCCTGCCCAGCCCGATGATGCCTACTCTTTTGCCACTGAACTGCAAAAAGGATAA
- the LOC123077863 gene encoding glyoxylate/hydroxypyruvate/pyruvate reductase 2KGR, whose product MAMESLGVLLLHPMNAYLEQELDSRFRLFRFWDSPPDGRAEFLRANSSAIRAVVGNAGYNADAALIDALPSLEIVASFSVGIDRVDLPKCRERGIRVTNTPDVLTDDVADLAVGLAIAALRKIPQADRYVRAGLWKAKGDYTLTTRFSGKRVAILGLGRIGLAIAKRAEAFGCSISYHSRSEKPFPNYKFFTNVVDLAANCDVLIVACSLNAETHHMVNRKVMDALGPDGVLINIGRGALVDEPELVSALLEKRLGAAGLDVFEHEPFAAEQLFSLDNVVLVPHVGSDTEETCKAMADLVLKNLEAHALNKPLLTPVP is encoded by the exons atggcgatggaGTCCCTTGGCGTGCTGCTGCTGCACCCCATGAACGCCTACCTGGAGCAGGAGCTCGACAGCCGCTTCCGCCTCTTCCGCTTCTGGGACTCCCCTCCCGACGGCCGCGCCGAGTTCCTCCGCGCCAACTCCTCCGCCATCCGCGCCGTCGTCGGCAACGCCGGCTACAACGCTGACGCCGCGCTCATCGACGCGCTGCCGTCGCTCGAGATCGTCGCCTCCTTCTCCGTGGGGATCGACCGCGTCGACCTCCCCAAGTGCCGCGAGCGCGGGATCCGCGTCACCAACACCCCCGACGTCCTCACCGACGACGTCGCCGacctcgccgtcggcctcgccaTCGCCGCGCTGAGGAAGATCCCGCAGGCCGACCGCTACGTGCGCGCCGGCCTTTGGAAGGCCAAGGGGGACTACACACTCACCACGCGG TTCAGTGGTAAAAGAGTTGCCATTCTTGGGCTTGGCAGGATAGGCTTAGCCATAGCAAAAAGAGCTGAAGCATTTGGTTGCTCAATCAGTTATCATTCAAGATCAGAGAAGCCATTTCCAAACTACAAGTTCTTTACAAATGTTGTTGACCTGGCAGCCAATTGTGACGTGCTTATTGTAGCATGTTCGCTTAATGCCGAGACACATCACATGGTCAATCGTAAGGTCATGGATGCGTTAGGACCGGATGGTGTGCTCATAAACATTGGGCGTGGAGCACTTGTGGATGAACCTGAGCTTGTGTCTGCTCTTCTTGAGAAACGCCTTGGCGCAGCAGGCCTTGATGTGTTTGAGCATGAGCCCTTTGCTGCGGAGCAACTTTTCAGCTTAGATAATGTTGTTTTGGTCCCTCATGTAGGAAGTGATACCGAAGAAACATGCAAGGCAATGGCTGATCTGGTTCTAAAGAATTTAGAGGCACATGCTCTTAATAAGCCCTTACTCACCCCAGTGCCCTGA